From the Musa acuminata AAA Group cultivar baxijiao chromosome BXJ3-1, Cavendish_Baxijiao_AAA, whole genome shotgun sequence genome, the window CATGTTGGATCTGTTTCTGCAGTCCTGATTCATCGTATTCTTTggaaatttaattttttgaatttagaGGTTTAAATCAGTGACTAGTTTGATGAGGAACAGCTGTAATTTGAAAccctaattatatttttttatcatagtttATTGGAAAGTTTTTGTACAATAGATAATACTAATTTCAAAATAGTCACTGGATGGTTCGTTAGGACTTCGACTAGGAATCCATTGGTCTGTTTTGTTATTTTGAGTACTTTATAGCCCTCAGTACTTTTAACAGGTTTCTCCATACATTCTAAATGTAATGATAGTCATAAACAGCAATCTCATCATGTTTCAGTTGCTTGTTTTACAGTTTGCTTCATCAAAGCTGCTCAACTCTTCCACATTCAGAGAATGGCCTTTGCTGCGTCAACTTACGGGGTTGATTTAATTAATATGCATCCACATGGTATCCAGTTGTGTGAGAAGCATCCATTAGTACATTTGAGCAATTCAAAGATCAGAAGATTCGAGAGAATGATTAGAGCTGGATCCCAAATGACAAATTCTAGACCAGTCGTTAATAAACCAGGGATTGATTTTAGTGATCCAGATTGGAAAAAACACTTCCAGGAGGATTTTGATAAACggttcaatttaccacatttgagGGATATTCTTGCCATTAAGCCAAGGCCAACTACATTCTCACTGAAGAGCAGGTTAAgccatttcttttattttcttctgtttttatttaagaaaaaacacCTTTCCTTATTAACTATTAAATATTTGGTTTTCCTTCAAGCAAAGTTTTTATCTTCTCTTGAGTGTTTCTCAGGATAGCTGTGCACTCTTGACATGTCGATTGTTGCTTCTTGCTAGTCCTTACAAAGATCTTGTACTGGGAACATGACGATGATGACAATATTTTTGTTGTTTGGTTTTGATAGAATTCCTCTAGATGACGGTGATGGTGCAGCAACAGGAAGTTGGAACGGCTATGTGAATGATGATGACCGAGCACTTCTGAAGGCATTTCCCTGTCcagatttgatttttcttttttttcatggaTTACCTGTCAATATTTCTTAATTATTGGAATGGCTTGATTTtctcaattaaaatatttttcaataattatATGCTTAATAGTCGATAGATAACATGTACTACGATGCATGCTTTCATGTATAGCGTATCAATTTTGTTCTACTGAGAAGAAAACGGTATTAGTTCGTATAAATGAGTATGCTTTTATGCGAAAGCTATGAAAAAAATCAGGAGTTCTTTAACCGAATAAATGTTTCTTTTTCCTGCTCTGCCAGTGACTAAATTAGTTCACTATTTTAATAATAGTTTGGAACAATAATGTCATGCATGATTGaacaaagctagcaattttcctaATTTTAAGTCCAAAAACAACTGAAAACATATGCTTTAGTTAACTTATGTTAATATAATGACCAATTGTATGATAATTAGATGGGAGCAAATTGTTAATATAAGCCAATCGAAGGATGTGACGTGGGATTTTTCCTATAGAAAAATTACAAAGTTATTAGTACATGTATTATACATCTATTATCTATTTGGTCGTATAGGCAGTTCTTTCTGGTGCCATCGGTTGGGGCTTTTTATCATTGGCCAAGAATGAGAAGTTAAAAGTTCTCTACAATATTGAAGAATCTCATTCCTGATTGTTTGCATCATTTCTAATTATTTGAACAGTTTCTTATCCATGAATTTTAAAGGAAGGCTGGTACAATATCCAGTTTGTATGTTGGTTCTAAGTAATTTACTAAAGTGTCATTCTCATTATTTTTGGATATAGTATCAAGGATTTTGTAGGTGTTAGCTAGCCTGATTGGTAAAAACTTTGTCAGATCTCTGCCCGGAAGGTTCTGAATTAAAAACCATATTCATCACTTATCCTTtgccaaaaagaaggaaagaatattagATAATATTGAAAAGATGAAATTATGCATCCACCTATAGTAAGGAGCATGAGTGAATTAACTGATATGCGGAAATATAGCCATCAATCTGGCAACGAATTGCATCCACCTACATCATGTAGTTAGTTGTGAAAGGCTATGAGTAGTATCCATGCACTCAATAGAAATTTCTTTAGATCTATATTAGTGTTCTAGATCATTCTTCCGAGCTGAAAATGAACCATCTTCATGAAGTTTAAGAGATTGGTCCTGAATGTCTCAGATACTAAACCTGTATGCGAGGCAATAATGAAACAGATCTTCGAACCTCAATATGTTTCTTGGCAGGTTATAAAGTTTGCTTCTTCAACTTCTGCTGGAGCAGAGTGCATTGACCCTGACTGCAGCTGGGTGGAACAATGGTATTTTCTAATAGTTGCtcaatctcttttttcttttgtaattagTAGCTAAGAGCATTGTAGGATTATTCTTTTCCGTATGGTATGTTGCATCCTGGATGTAGATATGGAGCAGCCAAGTGCACCAGGTTCCCACCAAACAGGGTGTCAATATTGAACAATTCATGATTACAGGATCCAGATCTGAACAAATTGAAACACAATTTGTGAGAGTATCAATGTTGAACAAGTGACAAGAACAGGATTTGAATCCAAACAACTTATCACAAAATGTGAAGGAAAATTGAAAATCAAGACAACATGAACATGTTTAACTCTAAAGATGATAGTTTGACTTATTTaagtaataataaaattatcaataATGTGAGCTAAATTGAAAAGTTTTAGATATGACACCCGAATTGACATAAATTTAGACATAAACATGCCTTGTCAGTTGTCACAATACATTGATAAGGATGTTTGAGGTATTGCTTAATTCTTGAAAAGCTAGATCATCCTCTTGTTTCCCTCTGAGCTGAATATGGTTTCAGGTTTAGTCCAGGTGGCCTTATAAGCTATAATGTAAACTGTATTTGTTGATTGTGTTactctttttcttattttgattCTTCCTTCAAACTCCAAGGGGTATTTTTTGTTAGTTAAATACCTAAACTTCTTTTAGCATATGATTGGTTATTTAAAGTTCAAATGGTTTGGAAATTATGACACTCTCATTGCTGATTTTCCTCAACATGAAAATTTAAGCACACAAAATTATGCGAAATTCTGTATTTTTCCCTTTTAAAAAGTTTGCATACCTTTTAAGCATGAAAGAAACTCACTGATACACCACAATGAAACAAAGATGCAAGTATTCAAATTGATGTCTTGTTTGGTGATTTGTCTGTTCTGCCATCTTTTATACCTAAGTATTTGATTGTATTTACAATGATATGTTGCTGAAAATGCTAAAAACTGAGATGACTGAAAGTACCAACTGTGTGAAAATTAAAGTTGGCTTGTAAAACAGAGAAGGGAGTTTTCAAGCCTTTGTGGCTCTTGCATTGCTTATGAGTTCCATCTGCAACCTATAGGTCATTTTGGTCAAATACATATACAAGCATGTCCTTAACCTATTGTGTTGTCATTGTTGTGCTATCCTGTATCTCCCTTTGTTTTATACTAATTGTTGTTCTTATATTTCTAGGGTGCACCGTGCTGGACCACGTAAGCAAATATACTTCGAGCCAAGGGAGGTAAAAGCTGGAATTGTTACTTGTGGAGGACTTTGTCCTGGTCTCAATGATGTCATTAGACAGGTTAGTCATCTTGATCATGCTATATTTTCATTTTCTATGTGGTTAGCAAGTGGTTCCACGTCATTTTCTATGCACAGATGTGTTCATAGGACATTCTCTCTGTAATTTTGAGCTATATGCATTtctgtgaaaaagaaaaaaatccaaaGTGAATCAATGATCATGAATTTTGATCCTTATAATATCAGAATATTTATCTTTGAAAAATCATAATAGGTCCAGGGATTATATAACATTTTCTAGTAGCTTGAAGAAACTTGTCAATTGGTGGAACATCATTAATCATGATGTTTCTGTTTAGTCTTATGCCTTTCAAAAATTTGTTTTGATTGGTTTGGATTTCATAGTTGTAGATCTCTTGCTATGGGATATGAATCATGACTTGTAGCATTATGGCGTCCGATGTTTCAACTGCTAATATTCAGAAGACTAGATTTATAAAGAGTTAAACTAAAGAAATGGTCCATGTGTCTGTCTTACACAGCGCAATTTTCAATTGTTAGATATTATCTGTCCAACACCCTCACCAATAAACGTGAGATGGATATATGGTTGACCGGTTGATAGGAAGAAGAGACTAGTTTTTGTGTCTTTTGAGATATTCATGGTGCACAGGTTCTAAATCTGCAAGATGATGCTTCTTCCAAGCAAGGACATCAAATAAGTTGTTGCCTTTATATGATAACAGAATGAAAGAGGGAAAACTTCAGATGTTTATGCAAAGATCCAACTTTCAGGTAGCAGATCTGCTTTCAACAGAAGATGACAATAAGTAGAGAGAAATAGAAAAAATAGGagtaagaatcaaaataaaaaaagaggaggaaaacaTTACGACAATTATGTGGAGAGCCTCATGGTTAGATAAATATTAAATCCCCCTCCCAACACATTGATGATAACAAAAAttcattttttatgttttattttattttgtgttgACTAACAATTAATTTGTTTAAGTTACTGATCCATTCAAATTAGTTGAAATCTGAGCAAGTTGAATTCTTGAATTCTCAACTCAAACCCTGCTTGTAATGTCTTTCTAATTATGGGTAAATTTTTTTTAGGATGCATAGTGAGGTCTTAGATTTTGCTGGATTTGAGAAACTTGCTCTTGCACTACTCATTTTGAACTTTGGATCAGTTCCTCATTGTAAGAACCATAGATGCTTGATGCTACTTTGAAAGTTTTCTTGTTTTGATTTTAGTTTGAGATTCAGCAGTTTCAACAATTTTAGCAGCTTTAATAATGTTGGTAGTTTTGGATCAATTTTGGTGGTTTCAACCTCTTCAGACCTGAATGAGTAGGATTTTAGCAAAAAATCATTGAGAAAAATGCATTCGAAAATTTCATAAGGAAACTAAAATTGGAAGGATGGGATTGGTTTACATGATTTTAATCGAGTATATCAATCTGTATCTATTGTTTCTATGTTCTCAATAGAGCCATATGGTATCAACCAACAAACTAAATTTCCCTCGGGACTGGTCCATACACTGGCCTGAGCATGAACCAAAATGCGGACCATCTTTTTTGGGCAGTTTGGATCTGGTCCGAGCATGAACCGAGATGCAAACCATCCGTTTTTGGGCATTTCAGATCTGGCACTGGGGACACTGGGTGGTAATCCCTGTGAACTGGGTGATATCAGACCTAAACCGGGTGGTAAGAGCCCGGTCCATGACCTGAACTGGCCCTGGTCCAGATTTTTTTAGGTTTAAGTTTAACTCGACTCATGTTCCCTCAATCTCTCTCATGCAAGGGAGAGCACTGCTCACCCGTTGTTGCCCAATGCCCAACACCCGATGCTACTCCAGGTAcacctccttctcttcctcctccttatcCTCTTCTACTTCCTCTCTGCCTCTTGCTACTCACTGCTACTGTTGCCATCCACTgttactcctcttcccctcctcctcctcctgttatTCTCCTCATCTCTCTCTTCTTTGTCTCCTCTTCTTCCATGCTTATTACCTCCTCCTTACTTTCCCTTCTTGGTATGGGGGTATATACTGACATACCATATATTGGTATACTAGAAATTTGGACTTGTATTGGTCCCACGACAGACTGGTATAGGTTTGTTATCCAAAATCACAACTCTTGGTATCTGGATTATTGGAATGGGATTGATCCAAATTGGGACTaatccaaattatttgtaacttttCTTTTGTTACAAATAAAAAATTGGTACTAATGCCTCTTTTGGCATCTGGATCCACTATCGTGAGACCCCCCGACCATGCCCCGCCCGCGCCCCCCATTTTGCCTTATTGGAATGGGGATCAACAAATAGCCATTGACTGAAACAAGTGACCTTGGCTCTTACATTAAAGACTTAGTTTTTGtgttttcttaattttttgttGATAATTCAATTAGTTGTTTGATTGATCCATCAAATTATGGTTGATCAAAAGATAGCTATAAGAAGATGGGAAAGGATCAGTTAGCTATTATCCCAAACAAGAAATAATGATATATGGTAAGCTGGTAAACTAGAAGGGAAGAAATAATAGAGGCAGATATTTTGCATGTTTTTAACTAGTAAGATTCGTTGTTAGGGCAATGATAAACAAAGATTAGAGGAAAAATTCGAGGGATAGGGAAAGtaagaaaagagaaagataaGATAGAAGGGTGGCTCATGGCCAGAGAATCACAAGATACAATTAAAAGATGTCTGCAAAGATCATCTTTTTCTCTACTGTGACTATATACTCCAGAGTCCAGACAAAGTTCAACTGACAATTATACTTAATCTGAGTAAGATTCTTAGAACCCTTGGGCCCTAGGTGTAAATGTGGCATGTCTTCTTGTCTGAAGCAGGCAATTTTAGTCTTCTTTGTTTGTGCATGAAACTTGTGGTGGATCTATGCTAAGAGTTgactaaaattaaataaaatgcaAAGTGCGAAGAAAATTGACATAGGTAAATGTTACTTCTGCAGTAGCTAATATTACAGCAGTAGTTTTCTACTGCTCTATCATCAAAATCTTAATTTTAAGAAGCCATTTTACTTTTGTTTTTTTGTGGTTGCAGATAGTGCTCACACTTGAGAAATATGGGGTAAAAAATATTGTTGGAATCCCATATGGTTACCGTGGATTTTCTGATGAGGGCTTATCCGAAGTACCGGTTAGAACAATTCCATCAAGttccataaataaatatatgactGGAAATTCTCTGTTTTCATgtcttatttaaaatttaaaggtATCATTTTCTCTTTGCAGCTTTCACATAAAGTGGTTCAGAATATTAACCTTGCTGGTGGAAGTTTCCTAGGAGTATCTCGCGGAGGGCCTAGCACCAGTGATGTAGTTGATAGCATTCAGGTACTTCCTTGGATTTCCATGCTGTGTTTTTTATCTGTTGATGGGTTATgctaaagatttagttgattatttccTCGGCAGCATTTGGTAAATTTAGTACTAATTTGTGAATTTTTTTGGTCAAATAAGGCCAAGAGAATTGATATGCTTTTTGTACTGGGTGGTGATGGGACACATGCAGGGGCGCTTGCCATACATAATGAGGTACAAATTgagtttctttcttgcatacaatTTAGCATACATCACACGTGCACTAAAAGTCATATTTATTTCATTACTATGTTTTCATTGTTAAATATGTCAAACTTTGCTTGATACACTGAGAAGTTATAGTTATCAGCTTATCATCATAGTTTAATTTTCTGCTGATATGTTACTTTCTGCACCAGTGTCGCATGAGAAAACTGAAAGTATCAGTAGTCTGTGTGCCAAAAACTATTGATAATGACATACTACTAATGGACAAAACATTTGGTTTTGATACTGCTGTAGAAGAAGCTCAGAGAGTAATCAATTCTGCATATGTCGAGGTGAGAAGTTTATTTAATGCTCAATATGTTGATTATTCATCCAACTATTTGACCTTGTTTCTGAAATATTATTGTCTTGTTTTTCctcaaaaatatgaaatgttgcttTGTTTTATTTCTTCCTGgccattatttttttaattttctgtgACTTAGGCTCGCAGTGCATACCATGGTATTGGATTGGTCAAATTGATGGGAAGAAGCAGTGGGTTTATAGCGATGCATGCATCACTTTCTAGTGGTCAAATTGACATCTGTTTGATTCCGGAGGTTTGTAACATCCTTGTGAATCTCTGGATTTATTGTCATGGTCGGTTCACTGACTTACATGCAAATGAAGGTACCTTTTAATCTAGAGGGGCCTAATGGAGTCTTACAACATCTCGAGCATCTCATAAAAACAAAAGGAAATGCTGTAGTTTGTGTTGCTGAAGGAGCAGGACAAGTACGCTGATGTGCTCTGTAGacctttttattctttattttgggCATATGTGCTTTTGAGTATGAGAATTTATAGAGTTCATCTTGAAGAATTATGCAGTATTGACTAGGACTTAATTATACTTTAGACTCTGGAGACTTATTACATGCTTGGAAGTTAAACTTTGTGAATCTTAACTTCTACAAACAGAAAGAAGTTAGACTAGAACTTTATGATATGTTCCACGAGTCCAGTGTACGCAAATTTTGGCCACCATTCTTCTGGGTGGGAGTAGATGCGTTTCTTTTCATATTACCTTGAAATGCTATGACACTGAATAAGCTGTATCTAAACTTTAAAAAATGGGTGTTCTACATTTTATTGGTGATATTGTTGAAGATATGTGATTTCCTTGAGCCACTTTTGTAATAAGCCTGTGATTGTTTTTCAGGATTATCTACATAAATCAAACACCACAGATGCATCAGGAAATGTGGTGCTTAGTGATATTGGAGTTCACATTCAGCAACAGGTGCATGTTCATTAGTACCTTATTTCAGAATTGTCTGATAATCTTTGTTGTAAAGGTGAAATGTAGTGTATTTTTTCAGTTTTTGTAAGAGTGGAGTGGGTAAATTTTGCGAGGATGACTAAAATAGTTGAAGTTGCTATATTTTTAGACACTGAATGTTGATTGTGGcaccatattttgatatttagatGAATTTAAAGTTTGCAAGATAAATTTGAAGGAAATTTAGGGTGGTAGTTTGTCACATCTGCCTACTAAGACACCCAAAAAATTCAGGGGCACCAAGATCTGCCTCTTGCTTATTATCAATTTAACTAGAAGGATGCCAATTGTCACGAGCCCATACCCTTTTTTGATAGCCCCGTAT encodes:
- the LOC135629355 gene encoding ATP-dependent 6-phosphofructokinase 5, chloroplastic-like produces the protein MAFAASTYGVDLINMHPHGIQLCEKHPLVHLSNSKIRRFERMIRAGSQMTNSRPVVNKPGIDFSDPDWKKHFQEDFDKRFNLPHLRDILAIKPRPTTFSLKSRIPLDDGDGAATGSWNGYVNDDDRALLKVIKFASSTSAGAECIDPDCSWVEQWVHRAGPRKQIYFEPREVKAGIVTCGGLCPGLNDVIRQIVLTLEKYGVKNIVGIPYGYRGFSDEGLSEVPLSHKVVQNINLAGGSFLGVSRGGPSTSDVVDSIQAKRIDMLFVLGGDGTHAGALAIHNECRMRKLKVSVVCVPKTIDNDILLMDKTFGFDTAVEEAQRVINSAYVEARSAYHGIGLVKLMGRSSGFIAMHASLSSGQIDICLIPEVPFNLEGPNGVLQHLEHLIKTKGNAVVCVAEGAGQDYLHKSNTTDASGNVVLSDIGVHIQQQIKRHFKDIGVPADVKYIDPTYMIRACRANASDAILCTVLGQNAVHGAFAGFSGITTGICNTHYVYFPITQVIESTRHVDPNSRMWHRCLTSTGQPDFN